The DNA window GCTCTACATCGTCTGGCTGTCCAGCTACCTGGTCCGCTTCCGCGATGAGGTCAACGCGACCTGGCCGGCGATGTTGAAGCCGCAGGGCGTGGCTGGTGCGCTGGTGGTGCTGTTGCTGCTGCAGCCGGACTTCGGCTCGTCCACCCTGCTGCTTGGCATCACCGCCGGCATGCTGGTGCTGGGCGGGGTGAACATGCTGCGCATGTCGATGCCGGCGGTGATCGGCCTGGCCGCGATGAGCGCGCTGGCCATCTTCGAACCGTACCGCCTGCGCCGCATCACCTCGTTCATGGACCCGTGGGCGGACCAGCAGGGCGACGGCTACCAGCTGACCAACGCGCTGATGGCGGTGGGCCGGGGCGAGTGGACCGGTGTCGGCCTGGGCAATTCGGTGCAGAAGCTGTACTACCTGCCCGAAGCGCATACCGACTTCATCTTCTCGGTGACCGCCGAGGAGTTCGGCTTCCTCGGCACCTGCGTCATCATCGCGCTGTATGCCGTGCTGGTCGGCCGTGCGTTCTGGATTGGCATGCGCTGCGTGGAAATGAAGCGCCACTTCTCCGGCTACATCGCCTTCGGCATCGCGCTGTGGATCAGCATGCAGAGCTTTGTCTCGATCGGCGTGAACCTGGGCATCCTGCCGACCAAGGGACTGACCCTGCCGCTGATCTCGTCGGGCGGCTCCAGCGTGTTGATGACCTGCGTGGCGATGGGCCTGCTGCTGCGGGTGTCGTACGAACTGGAGCGCGCCGAGCGCCGCCAGGCGGTGCGCATGGGCGCGGCCGAAGGTGACGAGCCCGTGCACACCGGACCGAGCGCCAGCGAAGTGGCGGCAGCCGTGCAGGGCAGCCGCCCGGCCAATGCCTACACCGACACCGCGCCGGACAGCAGTGCGCGCAACAGCAGCGCACGCGGCACCAGCCGCATGCAGCAGCGCATTGAACCGACCTTCGGGAGGATGGGATGAGCGCCTCTGAACGTCCGGTCCTGATCATGGCCGGTGGCACCGGCGGTCATATCTTCCCCGGCCTGGCCGTGGCCCGGGTGCTGCGCGCGCGTGGCATTCCGGTGACTTGGCTGGGCAGCGACGGGGGCATGGAAACCCGTCTGGTGCCGCAGCACGACATCCACATCGACACGCTGGCAATCAGTGGCCTGCGTGGCAAGGGCAAGCTGGCGCTGTTGTCCGCGCCGGGCCGCCTGCTGCGCGCCATCCGACGCGCCGGCTTCCTGATCCGCGACCGCCAGCCGCGCGCGGTGATCGCCTTCGGCGGCTTTGCCTCCGGCCCGGGCGGTCTGGCCGCGCGCCTGCATGG is part of the Stenotrophomonas oahuensis genome and encodes:
- the ftsW gene encoding putative lipid II flippase FtsW; its protein translation is MNDLSRQATRLEAIGGRFDPWLLGAIIALTGVGVVMVASSSIALMSSPFYYLNRHLIFLAVGVALALLAMRTELKSIEQYNQMLLLGCFALLVVVFIPGLGSSVNGARRWINLGISKFQTVEAVKVLYIVWLSSYLVRFRDEVNATWPAMLKPQGVAGALVVLLLLQPDFGSSTLLLGITAGMLVLGGVNMLRMSMPAVIGLAAMSALAIFEPYRLRRITSFMDPWADQQGDGYQLTNALMAVGRGEWTGVGLGNSVQKLYYLPEAHTDFIFSVTAEEFGFLGTCVIIALYAVLVGRAFWIGMRCVEMKRHFSGYIAFGIALWISMQSFVSIGVNLGILPTKGLTLPLISSGGSSVLMTCVAMGLLLRVSYELERAERRQAVRMGAAEGDEPVHTGPSASEVAAAVQGSRPANAYTDTAPDSSARNSSARGTSRMQQRIEPTFGRMG